In one Umezawaea sp. Da 62-37 genomic region, the following are encoded:
- a CDS encoding glutamine synthetase family protein yields MNSDSYLAQSAGQTDFVARHGLWDDERQAAATALEARLDEVDFVRVVYGDPHGIARSKTVSTEVFRTVLRNGMDFSPGPFVFDTGHAVAVDFFAEGGGIGIPELMGAGDFIVVPDPRTFRVLPHTGRPTGWVIGDEHLRDGSPHPLSGRAVLKRQCEQLAARGLSYVVGLEVEWYLTKRTGQPPGPIGGFGVQGTPPEVEPVNGGYQFNSDSLLDAVMPVIDPVIDALLALGLPIRTVEHESGPGQLEFTFNPMDGLDAADAMLLFRTVTKQVLARSGYHASFMALPGLRGFDPSGWHLHQSIADRETGRNLFVAEPGADVLSELGMSYLGGLLEHAPAASLLCVPTINGYRRMRTGFSLSPDRIAWSTENRGAFLRVLGANGDPGSHVENRIGEPSANPYLYLASQVSAGMDGVDNRLKPGPPAGDPHSTTALPLPTTLEEALKGFTASDHYRVTLGGVLHDALRLMKLSEQVRYDEWRAGGGAVRDDEVTEWEHSEYFATY; encoded by the coding sequence GTGAACAGCGACAGCTACCTCGCGCAGTCGGCGGGGCAGACGGACTTCGTCGCCCGGCACGGGTTGTGGGACGACGAGCGGCAGGCCGCGGCCACCGCGCTGGAGGCGCGGCTGGACGAGGTCGACTTCGTGCGGGTCGTGTACGGCGACCCGCACGGCATCGCGCGCTCCAAGACCGTGAGCACGGAGGTGTTCCGCACCGTCCTGCGCAACGGCATGGACTTCAGCCCCGGCCCGTTCGTCTTCGACACCGGGCACGCCGTCGCCGTCGACTTCTTCGCCGAGGGCGGCGGGATCGGCATCCCCGAGCTGATGGGGGCGGGCGACTTCATCGTGGTGCCCGACCCGCGCACGTTCCGCGTCCTGCCGCACACCGGCCGCCCGACGGGGTGGGTGATCGGCGACGAGCACCTGCGCGACGGCTCGCCGCACCCGCTGTCCGGCCGGGCGGTGCTCAAGCGGCAGTGCGAGCAGCTCGCCGCGCGCGGCCTGAGCTACGTGGTCGGGCTGGAGGTCGAGTGGTACCTGACGAAGAGGACCGGGCAGCCGCCCGGACCGATCGGCGGGTTCGGCGTCCAGGGCACACCGCCCGAGGTGGAGCCGGTGAACGGCGGCTACCAGTTCAACTCCGACTCGCTGCTCGACGCCGTCATGCCGGTGATCGACCCGGTGATCGACGCCCTGCTCGCGCTGGGCCTGCCGATCCGGACCGTCGAGCACGAGTCGGGGCCGGGGCAGCTGGAGTTCACCTTCAACCCGATGGACGGCCTGGACGCCGCCGACGCGATGCTGCTGTTCCGCACGGTCACCAAGCAGGTGCTGGCCCGCAGCGGCTACCACGCGTCGTTCATGGCGCTGCCCGGCCTGCGCGGGTTCGACCCGAGCGGCTGGCACCTGCACCAGTCGATCGCCGACCGCGAGACCGGCCGCAACCTGTTCGTGGCGGAGCCGGGCGCGGACGTGCTGTCGGAGCTGGGCATGTCCTACCTCGGCGGGCTGCTGGAGCACGCCCCCGCGGCGAGCCTGCTGTGCGTGCCGACCATCAACGGCTACCGCCGGATGCGGACCGGGTTCAGCCTGTCGCCCGACCGGATCGCCTGGTCGACCGAGAACCGCGGCGCGTTCCTGCGGGTGCTCGGCGCGAACGGCGACCCCGGCAGCCACGTGGAGAACCGCATCGGCGAGCCGTCGGCCAACCCGTACCTGTACCTGGCGAGCCAGGTCAGCGCGGGGATGGACGGCGTGGACAACCGGCTCAAGCCGGGCCCGCCCGCGGGTGACCCGCACAGCACGACGGCGCTGCCGCTGCCCACGACGCTCGAAGAGGCGTTGAAGGGGTTCACGGCGAGTGATCATTACCGCGTTACGCTGGGCGGGGTCCTGCACGACGCGCTGCGGTTGATGAAGCTCAGCGAGCAGGTCAGGTACGACGAGTGGCGCGCCGGCGGCGGCGCGGTGCGGGACGACGAGGTCACCGAATGGGAGCACAGTGAGTACTTCGCCACTTACTAG
- a CDS encoding LuxR family transcriptional regulator, translating to MRTPADLPAPLVGRRHEVGRVDELTEAARAGRGGVLVLRGEAGIGKSALLDHARLAAGFRVVHASGAEFETELPFAALHQLCVPVLEHLADLPARHREALQVAFGLVTGTPDLFRIGLATLELLASAARDRPLLCVVDDAQWLDAESSKALAFLARRVAAEPVAVLFAVRPPCAASGLDELPSLAVEGLADADARALLAAESHVTLDEQVRDRIMAEARGNPLALLELPRAGGFAAPDTSSAPTRIERGFRARLDDLPAGARLLLTIASADPTGDPGLLWPAAARLGVDVTADGAAAAATGLVEFATRVRFCHPLARSAVYRAAEPEDRLAAHRVLAEVTDPVADPDRRAWHRAEAGTGPDDEVAADLERSASRALSRGGVVAAAAFMERAAALSLDTADRVERTLTAVRAHLDAGATDTAARLLTTIGNAALDELQLAAVDLLRGRIAFVRHNDGNGPMFMLRAGKRLSTSDPERSRESYLDALEMALVVGRAGGVLDMVLAAVRSDAPAGRSPDVLDALAVLSADGHRAAVPLLRKVLDGDESPMWTERPALAVMIAGELWDPHAHAAIVEWLVKSGRESGSPLVLRLGLAQVVSTAVWTGDLGRAMAAIAEEEAIADAVGGPEVFYHRLQLAAVRGRREEAVELFGKATAAATASGAGQLVANVHWASAVLHNGLADYPTALASARRATAHGDLFLAGGTLPELVEAAVRCGETAVAAEALESLTERTEASGTTAGLGVAAYARGLVTGVEDHYREAVEHLEESPLVPFRARAHLLYGEWLRREGRRRDCRGHLRTAHELLSDIGMEAFARRAADELRATGEKARGRSGDGYDQLTTQELFIARQVATGATSNEVAARLFLSPRTVDAHLRNIFRKLGITSRRQLRGQVEPEG from the coding sequence ATGCGGACGCCTGCCGACCTCCCCGCTCCACTCGTCGGCAGGCGGCACGAGGTCGGGCGCGTCGACGAGCTGACCGAGGCCGCGCGCGCGGGCCGGGGCGGGGTGCTGGTGCTGCGCGGCGAGGCGGGCATCGGCAAGAGCGCGCTGCTGGACCACGCCCGGCTGGCGGCCGGGTTCCGGGTCGTCCACGCGTCCGGGGCGGAGTTCGAGACGGAACTGCCGTTCGCCGCCCTGCACCAGCTGTGCGTGCCGGTGCTGGAGCACCTCGCCGACCTGCCCGCCCGGCACCGCGAGGCGCTCCAGGTCGCGTTCGGCCTGGTCACGGGCACGCCGGACCTGTTCCGCATCGGCCTGGCGACGTTGGAACTGCTGGCGTCGGCCGCCCGTGACCGCCCGCTGCTGTGCGTCGTCGACGACGCGCAGTGGTTGGACGCGGAGTCGTCGAAGGCGCTGGCCTTCCTCGCTCGGCGCGTGGCCGCCGAGCCCGTCGCCGTGCTGTTCGCGGTCCGGCCGCCCTGCGCGGCGAGCGGGCTCGACGAGCTGCCGAGCCTGGCGGTCGAGGGGTTGGCCGACGCCGACGCGCGGGCGCTGCTGGCGGCGGAAAGCCATGTGACGCTGGACGAGCAGGTGCGCGACCGGATCATGGCCGAGGCGCGCGGCAACCCCTTGGCGCTGCTGGAACTGCCGAGGGCCGGCGGGTTCGCCGCGCCGGACACGTCGTCGGCGCCGACCCGGATCGAGCGCGGTTTCCGGGCCAGGCTGGACGACCTGCCCGCCGGCGCGCGGCTGCTGCTGACCATCGCGAGCGCCGACCCGACCGGTGACCCCGGCCTGCTGTGGCCCGCCGCGGCCCGGCTGGGTGTCGACGTGACGGCGGACGGGGCCGCCGCGGCGGCCACCGGGCTGGTCGAGTTCGCCACCCGCGTCCGCTTCTGCCACCCGCTGGCCCGCTCGGCGGTCTACCGGGCCGCGGAGCCGGAGGACCGCCTCGCGGCCCACCGGGTGCTGGCCGAGGTGACCGACCCGGTCGCGGATCCGGACCGGCGGGCCTGGCACCGCGCCGAGGCGGGCACCGGCCCCGACGACGAGGTCGCCGCCGACCTGGAGCGGTCCGCGTCCCGTGCCCTGTCGCGCGGGGGAGTGGTGGCCGCGGCGGCGTTCATGGAACGCGCGGCGGCGCTGTCGCTCGACACCGCAGACCGGGTCGAACGGACGCTCACCGCCGTGCGGGCGCACCTCGACGCGGGCGCCACCGACACGGCGGCGCGACTCCTCACCACCATCGGGAACGCGGCGCTGGACGAACTCCAGCTGGCCGCGGTCGATCTGCTCCGGGGCCGGATCGCGTTCGTGCGGCACAACGACGGCAACGGGCCGATGTTCATGCTGCGCGCCGGGAAGCGGCTCTCGACGTCGGACCCGGAGCGGTCGCGGGAGAGCTACCTGGACGCGCTGGAGATGGCGCTGGTCGTCGGCCGGGCCGGCGGGGTGCTGGACATGGTCCTGGCCGCGGTGCGCTCCGACGCGCCGGCGGGGCGCTCCCCGGACGTCCTGGACGCGCTGGCCGTCCTGTCCGCGGACGGGCACCGGGCCGCGGTTCCCCTGCTGCGCAAGGTCCTCGACGGCGACGAGAGTCCGATGTGGACCGAACGACCGGCGCTCGCCGTGATGATCGCGGGCGAGCTGTGGGATCCGCACGCCCACGCGGCGATCGTCGAGTGGCTGGTGAAGAGCGGTCGCGAGTCCGGATCACCGCTCGTGCTGCGCCTCGGTCTCGCCCAGGTGGTCTCCACCGCCGTGTGGACGGGAGACCTCGGGCGGGCGATGGCGGCGATCGCGGAGGAGGAGGCGATCGCCGACGCGGTGGGCGGACCGGAGGTGTTCTACCACCGGTTGCAGCTGGCCGCGGTGCGCGGCCGTCGCGAGGAGGCCGTGGAGCTGTTCGGGAAGGCCACGGCGGCGGCGACCGCGAGCGGTGCCGGACAGCTGGTCGCGAACGTCCACTGGGCGTCTGCCGTGCTGCACAACGGACTTGCCGACTACCCGACCGCACTCGCCTCGGCCAGGCGGGCCACCGCGCACGGCGACCTGTTCCTGGCCGGGGGCACCCTGCCGGAACTGGTGGAGGCGGCCGTCCGGTGCGGTGAGACCGCTGTGGCGGCCGAGGCGTTGGAGTCGCTGACCGAACGCACCGAGGCCAGTGGGACGACCGCGGGGCTGGGTGTCGCCGCGTACGCGCGCGGGTTGGTGACCGGGGTGGAGGACCACTACCGGGAGGCGGTCGAGCACCTGGAGGAGAGCCCGTTGGTGCCGTTCCGGGCCAGGGCCCACCTGCTCTACGGGGAATGGCTGCGCCGGGAGGGCCGCAGGCGGGACTGCCGCGGGCACCTGCGCACCGCGCACGAGCTGCTGTCGGACATCGGGATGGAGGCGTTCGCCCGGCGTGCGGCAGACGAGTTGCGGGCCACCGGCGAGAAGGCCCGCGGGCGTTCGGGCGACGGGTACGACCAGCTGACGACGCAGGAGCTGTTCATCGCCAGGCAGGTGGCCACCGGCGCCACGTCGAACGAGGTCGCGGCCCGGCTGTTCCTGAGCCCGCGGACGGTGGACGCCCACCTGCGCAACATCTTCCGCAAACTGGGCATCACCTCCCGCAGGCAGCTCAGGGGACAGGTCGAGCCGGAGGGCTGA
- a CDS encoding GNAT family N-acetyltransferase, translating into MVRSVDDLSPGTAAVVKAAGANMNYGTEFMRAYERYPIQAVHGNYYVELLDDADEVVAFAPCFVQGDPLGALGLGPGEHALLSQVWHCSDTRLVAAEATPEIATELLDAMREVAASLGLARTGFINVADGSPSAHALESAGLKGVHLDTRYWLDLAKFGSEEGVIASIKPTNRREYQRHWRRATEAGVKITTRHPGADEQVSKLNLLLTTMDRVGSPGYYDAEKLVKFLAETPTAWIIEIALDEKPLGFAILFVDDTRLHAWALGYDRETKLAFSPYYLMWGSFMRLGYELGLPTLEAGRRNGEFKMRHGLVPQDLSAYVVDV; encoded by the coding sequence GTGGTGCGCAGCGTCGACGACCTGAGCCCCGGCACCGCCGCGGTGGTCAAGGCGGCGGGCGCGAACATGAACTACGGCACCGAGTTCATGCGCGCCTACGAGCGCTACCCGATCCAGGCCGTGCACGGCAACTACTACGTCGAACTGCTCGACGACGCCGACGAGGTGGTGGCGTTCGCGCCGTGCTTCGTGCAGGGCGACCCGCTGGGCGCGTTGGGCCTCGGGCCCGGTGAGCACGCGCTGCTCAGCCAGGTCTGGCACTGCTCGGACACCAGGCTGGTCGCCGCGGAGGCGACCCCGGAGATCGCCACCGAGCTGCTGGACGCGATGCGCGAGGTGGCCGCGTCGCTGGGCCTGGCGCGCACCGGGTTCATCAACGTCGCCGACGGCTCGCCCAGCGCCCACGCGCTGGAGTCCGCGGGTCTCAAGGGCGTGCACCTGGACACCCGGTACTGGCTCGACCTGGCCAAGTTCGGCAGCGAGGAGGGGGTGATCGCCTCGATCAAGCCCACCAACCGCCGCGAGTACCAGCGGCACTGGCGGCGCGCGACCGAGGCGGGCGTGAAGATCACCACCCGCCATCCGGGGGCCGACGAGCAGGTGTCGAAGCTGAACCTGCTGCTGACGACGATGGACCGGGTCGGGTCGCCGGGCTACTACGACGCCGAGAAGCTCGTGAAGTTCCTCGCCGAGACGCCGACCGCGTGGATCATCGAGATCGCCCTGGACGAGAAGCCGCTGGGCTTCGCGATCCTGTTCGTGGACGACACCCGGCTGCACGCGTGGGCGCTCGGGTACGACCGCGAGACGAAGCTGGCGTTCAGCCCGTACTACCTGATGTGGGGTTCCTTCATGCGGCTCGGCTACGAGCTCGGGTTGCCGACGCTGGAGGCGGGACGGCGCAACGGCGAGTTCAAGATGCGCCACGGCCTGGTGCCCCAGGACCTCAGCGCCTACGTGGTGGACGTGTGA
- a CDS encoding multicopper oxidase family protein, which yields MFEPLFLTDMTLAVLAVIAALVLAAQASGDPARRRRWLRVTAALVAARLVVALLLLTGGLALADTRLIVQVPLAVLPIAVALRRPDPTTVHVGAAGVLLSVWWFLVPFGLQDAIPVVVGSVVALGVLNGLSVALGRWRRQGSRASRAPWLATAFLLVPAVSLALASQANAVPEEHHHPVAGDVTVDKLTGPRDREPDVRVTLTAAHTEVRLDSGRSIDALTFNGTAPGPEIRAEQGQLIEVTLVNTDVEQGVTVHWHGVDVPNAEDGVPGVTQDAVLPGQEHVYRFVPNRSGTFWYHTHRDALGTVQRGLFGALVIEDAVPSDVERTVFTHEWPDANRPVIALDRSDQPARQVVDAGKEVRLRLVNSSREPKHVQVGGTKPTVAAIDGNAAQGAEPVDEGTEFLLPAGGRRDLTFTMPNGPVTLAVAEAPDSAVLTYSPDGKAEKSAPTGGPLFDPLTYGSGQTPVPEGFDRTYDLRLDDGLGFSQGKFGYVSSLINGRLYPAVPTLAVAEGDRVKVRIANRSVIDHPMHLHGHRVRVLSRNGEPASGSPWWTDTLNVAPGEVYEIAFTADNPGIWMDHCHNFEHGADGMIMHLAYAGVSSPYSAAHTPE from the coding sequence GTGTTCGAGCCGCTCTTCCTCACAGACATGACGCTGGCCGTGCTGGCCGTCATCGCCGCACTCGTCCTGGCCGCCCAGGCGTCCGGCGACCCCGCCCGCCGACGCCGCTGGCTGCGCGTGACCGCGGCACTGGTGGCGGCCAGACTGGTCGTCGCCCTGCTCCTGCTCACCGGCGGCCTGGCCCTGGCCGACACCCGGCTGATCGTGCAGGTCCCGCTTGCGGTCCTCCCGATCGCGGTGGCCCTCCGACGACCCGACCCCACCACCGTCCACGTCGGCGCGGCAGGCGTGCTGCTGTCGGTCTGGTGGTTCCTCGTCCCGTTCGGACTCCAGGACGCGATCCCCGTGGTCGTCGGGTCGGTGGTGGCGCTGGGCGTGCTCAACGGCCTGTCGGTCGCGCTGGGCCGCTGGCGCCGGCAGGGCTCGCGCGCCTCCCGCGCGCCCTGGCTGGCGACGGCCTTCCTGCTGGTGCCCGCCGTCTCGCTCGCGCTCGCCAGCCAGGCCAACGCGGTTCCCGAGGAGCACCACCACCCGGTGGCCGGGGACGTCACCGTCGACAAGCTGACCGGTCCCCGCGACCGCGAACCCGACGTGCGCGTGACCCTGACCGCCGCCCACACCGAGGTGCGCCTGGACTCCGGCCGGAGCATCGACGCGCTCACGTTCAACGGCACCGCGCCCGGCCCGGAGATCCGGGCCGAGCAGGGCCAGCTCATCGAGGTGACGCTGGTGAACACCGACGTGGAGCAGGGCGTCACGGTGCACTGGCACGGTGTCGACGTGCCCAACGCCGAGGACGGCGTGCCCGGCGTGACGCAGGACGCGGTCCTGCCCGGCCAGGAGCACGTCTACCGCTTCGTGCCCAACCGGTCGGGAACCTTCTGGTACCACACGCACCGCGACGCGCTGGGCACCGTGCAACGGGGCCTGTTCGGGGCACTCGTCATCGAGGACGCGGTGCCGTCGGACGTCGAGCGCACGGTCTTCACCCACGAGTGGCCGGACGCCAACAGGCCGGTCATCGCCCTCGATCGATCCGACCAACCCGCCCGGCAGGTGGTCGACGCGGGCAAGGAGGTCCGCCTGCGGCTGGTCAACAGCTCCAGGGAGCCGAAGCACGTCCAGGTCGGCGGCACCAAGCCCACCGTGGCGGCCATCGACGGCAACGCGGCCCAAGGCGCCGAACCGGTGGACGAGGGGACGGAGTTCCTGCTGCCCGCGGGCGGACGGCGCGACCTCACCTTCACGATGCCGAACGGCCCGGTCACCCTGGCCGTCGCCGAGGCCCCGGACTCCGCCGTGCTCACCTACAGCCCCGACGGCAAGGCGGAGAAGTCGGCTCCCACCGGCGGACCGCTGTTCGACCCGCTCACCTACGGCTCCGGCCAAACGCCTGTCCCGGAGGGCTTCGACCGGACCTACGACCTCCGTTTGGACGACGGCCTCGGCTTCAGCCAGGGGAAGTTCGGCTACGTCAGCAGCCTGATCAACGGCCGCCTGTACCCGGCGGTGCCCACGCTCGCGGTCGCCGAAGGGGACCGGGTGAAGGTGCGCATCGCCAACCGCAGCGTCATCGACCACCCGATGCACCTGCACGGCCACCGGGTGAGGGTGCTGTCCCGCAACGGTGAACCCGCGAGCGGCTCGCCGTGGTGGACCGACACCCTCAACGTCGCCCCCGGCGAGGTGTACGAGATCGCGTTCACCGCGGACAACCCCGGCATCTGGATGGACCACTGCCACAACTTCGAGCACGGCGCCGACGGCATGATCATGCACCTCGCCTACGCCGGCGTCAGTTCGCCGTACTCGGCGGCTCACACGCCCGAGTGA
- a CDS encoding Type 1 glutamine amidotransferase-like domain-containing protein, whose amino-acid sequence MNLLLTSGGLRNDTLRDVLRDMVGRPFGSANVVYVPTASVAESGDHGWFLSDMNRLHALGWQEFDVLELNGLPRRMVLDRLLHADVVHVGGGSHYHLARSITGNNLADGFLEALEDRVYVGFSAGSMIFSRNLTEHSAEVIGDTADLHVLGATTLEPPFGLFDWYLKPHLDSPDFPERDDAWADRVAGRADFPIYFIDDETAVRVVDDKVDVVSEGRWRFDP is encoded by the coding sequence GTGAACCTTCTGCTGACGTCGGGCGGCCTGCGCAACGACACGTTGCGGGACGTGCTGCGGGACATGGTGGGGAGGCCGTTCGGCTCGGCGAACGTCGTCTACGTCCCGACGGCGTCCGTCGCCGAGTCCGGCGACCACGGCTGGTTCCTCTCGGACATGAACAGGCTGCACGCCCTGGGCTGGCAGGAGTTCGACGTCCTGGAGCTGAACGGCCTGCCCCGACGGATGGTGCTCGACCGGCTCCTCCACGCTGACGTCGTCCACGTCGGCGGCGGCAGCCACTACCACCTCGCGCGCAGCATCACCGGCAACAACCTGGCCGACGGCTTCCTGGAGGCGCTGGAGGACCGGGTCTACGTGGGGTTCAGCGCCGGATCGATGATCTTCAGCCGGAACCTCACGGAGCACTCCGCCGAGGTCATCGGGGACACCGCGGACCTGCACGTGCTCGGCGCGACGACCCTCGAACCGCCTTTCGGCCTGTTCGACTGGTACCTGAAACCGCACCTGGACTCACCCGACTTCCCGGAACGCGACGACGCCTGGGCCGACCGCGTCGCCGGGCGGGCGGACTTCCCGATCTACTTCATCGACGACGAGACGGCCGTCCGCGTCGTCGACGACAAGGTGGACGTCGTCTCCGAGGGCCGGTGGCGGTTCGATCCGTGA
- a CDS encoding GNAT family N-acetyltransferase produces MAELLVTPGLPDDWDAVAGDGPAAGRGRWVRFGQSWYPGPYSTFALRDDDGRCLVAMGGTVLPEPAAVPRRDAYHVLTGRTAHLGLFTEDEHPWPVDLDPADVHPCLVLMYPNYATYQAGPGAEDPEVLRRFVAELVAWAKSEGVASIALLYLTPRAQPLMDELAKAGFGVHRKGERCDMAVTWTEFDGYLRTLPKKYRDEAKREINRMDERGLVRAHRPMAADEPELLDLRCALIEKYDGKVNRADQAAIFDGIREHVAPEDITVFTVSDGDKLLSFSLFIQDGPEWTVMLIGSDYTEPDASYGYFSCMFYQPVELAPARGVELLAYGYGTLDAKRRRGCQLSPYYTADLRF; encoded by the coding sequence ATGGCCGAACTGCTGGTGACCCCCGGCCTGCCCGACGACTGGGACGCGGTGGCCGGTGACGGCCCCGCGGCCGGTCGCGGTCGCTGGGTGCGCTTCGGCCAGTCCTGGTACCCCGGCCCGTACAGCACCTTCGCGCTGCGCGACGACGACGGCAGGTGCCTGGTCGCCATGGGCGGCACGGTCCTGCCCGAACCCGCCGCCGTGCCCCGGCGCGACGCCTACCACGTCCTCACCGGCCGCACGGCCCACCTCGGCCTGTTCACCGAGGACGAGCACCCGTGGCCGGTGGACCTCGACCCCGCCGACGTCCACCCGTGCCTGGTGCTGATGTACCCGAACTACGCCACCTACCAGGCGGGCCCCGGCGCGGAGGACCCCGAGGTGCTGCGCCGGTTCGTGGCCGAACTGGTGGCGTGGGCCAAGTCCGAGGGCGTCGCGTCCATCGCCCTGCTCTACCTCACGCCCCGCGCGCAGCCGCTGATGGACGAACTGGCCAAGGCCGGTTTCGGCGTGCACCGCAAGGGTGAGCGCTGCGACATGGCGGTCACCTGGACGGAGTTCGACGGCTACCTGCGGACGCTGCCGAAGAAGTACCGTGACGAGGCCAAGCGCGAGATCAACCGCATGGACGAACGCGGTCTCGTCCGCGCCCACCGCCCCATGGCCGCCGACGAGCCGGAACTGCTCGACCTCAGGTGCGCCCTCATCGAGAAGTACGACGGCAAGGTCAACCGCGCCGACCAGGCCGCCATCTTCGACGGCATCCGCGAACACGTCGCACCCGAGGACATCACCGTGTTCACGGTGTCCGACGGCGACAAGCTGCTCAGCTTCAGCCTGTTCATCCAGGACGGTCCGGAGTGGACGGTCATGCTGATCGGCTCGGACTACACCGAGCCCGACGCCTCCTACGGCTACTTCTCCTGCATGTTCTACCAACCCGTCGAACTGGCGCCCGCGCGCGGCGTCGAACTGCTGGCCTACGGCTACGGCACCCTCGACGCCAAGCGCCGGAGGGGGTGCCAGCTCTCGCCGTACTACACCGCCGACCTCCGGTTCTGA
- the helR gene encoding RNA polymerase recycling motor ATPase HelR produces the protein MSAQGYEEELESERAYVAGLYARLDAERARVKDEYTSALGGTGGTPMERDVQVRTSARELKRLDFGSSGLCFGRLDALTGERSYIGRIGLFDEENDYEPVLLDWRAPASRPFYVATGASPENMRRRRQFRTRGRQVVDFTDEVLGRPDGVERGDAALLAAVNAPRGEGMRDIVATIQAEQDEIIRLDHPGVLVIEGGPGTGKTVVALHRVAYLLYTQRERMERHGVLVVGPNPAFLDHIGRVLPSLGESDVVFTTTGDLVPGLRVTAEDTPEAARLKGSLKILDVLAAAVADRQRLPEEPLEIEVGGVTALIDAATAEWARDEARASGLPHNEARAVFAEIVTYVVTERAIGRIGKGWLNRSDKTAWERMRADLVKELAEDGAFAAALDELWPVLTPRDLLAPLYSSPDRLEAIGADPVLARADGAAWTVSDVPLLDELVDLLGREKADDRAAERERRAAAAHAAEVLDSLVGRQDSMDDEDHLFATDLLYAEDLADRFVEHDTRTLVERASADRDWTYRHVVVDEAQELSEMDWRVLMRRCPGRSFTVVGDLVQRRSEAGATSWASMLDPYVPGRWVYRSLTVNYRTPAEIMAVAAALLADFAPDVQPPESVRACGVQPWSRRVTEDGLPDAVEEFVRDEAGREGTSVVIGPPGVPGAVTASETKGLEFDAVLVVDPDRILADGPRGAAELYVALTRATQRLGVLHRGPLPRVPAGLAARPL, from the coding sequence GTGTCAGCTCAGGGGTACGAAGAGGAACTGGAGTCCGAGCGCGCCTACGTGGCCGGGCTCTACGCGCGGCTCGACGCCGAGCGAGCGCGGGTGAAGGACGAGTACACCTCCGCGCTGGGCGGCACCGGCGGCACGCCCATGGAGCGCGACGTCCAGGTGCGCACGTCGGCCAGGGAGCTCAAGCGGCTGGACTTCGGGTCCAGCGGGCTGTGCTTCGGCCGGTTGGACGCCCTCACCGGTGAACGGTCCTACATCGGCCGGATCGGCCTGTTCGACGAGGAGAACGACTACGAGCCGGTGCTGCTGGACTGGCGGGCGCCGGCGTCGCGGCCGTTCTACGTCGCCACCGGCGCCTCGCCGGAGAACATGCGCCGCCGCCGCCAGTTCCGGACCCGCGGCCGCCAGGTCGTCGACTTCACCGACGAGGTGCTCGGACGCCCCGACGGCGTCGAACGGGGTGACGCGGCGCTGCTCGCGGCGGTCAACGCGCCGCGCGGCGAGGGCATGCGCGACATCGTGGCCACGATCCAGGCCGAGCAGGACGAGATCATCCGGCTCGACCACCCCGGCGTGCTGGTGATCGAGGGCGGGCCGGGCACCGGGAAGACCGTGGTGGCGCTGCACCGCGTCGCCTACCTGCTCTACACCCAGCGGGAACGGATGGAGCGCCACGGCGTGCTCGTCGTCGGGCCCAACCCGGCGTTCCTCGACCACATCGGCCGCGTCCTGCCGTCGCTGGGCGAGTCCGACGTGGTGTTCACGACCACCGGCGACCTCGTGCCGGGCCTGCGCGTCACCGCGGAGGACACCCCGGAGGCCGCGCGGCTCAAGGGGTCGTTGAAGATCCTCGACGTGCTCGCGGCGGCGGTCGCCGACCGGCAGCGGCTGCCGGAGGAGCCGCTGGAGATCGAGGTGGGCGGTGTCACGGCGCTGATCGACGCCGCGACCGCGGAGTGGGCGAGGGACGAGGCTCGGGCCAGCGGCCTGCCGCACAACGAGGCCCGCGCGGTGTTCGCCGAGATCGTCACGTACGTGGTGACCGAGCGGGCGATCGGCCGGATCGGCAAGGGCTGGCTGAACCGGTCGGACAAGACCGCGTGGGAGCGGATGCGGGCCGACCTGGTCAAGGAGCTGGCCGAGGACGGGGCTTTCGCCGCCGCGCTCGACGAGCTGTGGCCGGTGCTGACGCCGCGGGACCTGCTGGCGCCGCTGTACTCCTCCCCCGACCGGCTGGAAGCGATCGGAGCGGATCCGGTGCTGGCTCGCGCCGACGGCGCCGCGTGGACGGTGTCGGACGTGCCGCTGCTCGACGAGCTGGTCGACCTGCTCGGCCGGGAGAAGGCGGACGACCGGGCGGCCGAGCGGGAGCGCAGGGCCGCGGCCGCGCACGCCGCCGAGGTGCTGGACAGCCTCGTCGGCCGCCAGGACTCGATGGACGACGAGGACCACCTGTTCGCCACCGACCTGCTCTACGCCGAGGACCTGGCCGACCGGTTCGTCGAGCACGACACGCGCACGCTCGTCGAACGCGCGTCCGCCGACCGGGACTGGACCTACCGGCACGTCGTCGTGGACGAGGCCCAGGAACTGTCCGAAATGGACTGGCGGGTGCTGATGCGGCGCTGCCCCGGCCGTTCCTTCACGGTGGTCGGCGACCTCGTCCAACGCCGGTCGGAGGCCGGCGCGACGTCGTGGGCGTCGATGCTCGACCCCTACGTGCCGGGACGCTGGGTCTACCGGTCGCTGACGGTGAACTACCGCACCCCGGCGGAGATCATGGCCGTCGCCGCCGCGCTGCTGGCCGATTTCGCACCGGACGTCCAGCCGCCGGAGTCGGTGCGCGCGTGCGGTGTCCAGCCGTGGTCGAGGCGGGTCACCGAGGACGGACTCCCAGATGCCGTCGAGGAGTTCGTCCGGGACGAGGCAGGCCGGGAGGGCACGAGCGTCGTGATCGGGCCGCCCGGCGTGCCCGGCGCGGTGACGGCGTCGGAGACCAAGGGACTGGAGTTCGACGCGGTCCTGGTCGTGGACCCCGATCGGATCCTCGCCGACGGCCCGCGCGGCGCGGCCGAGCTCTACGTGGCCCTCACCCGCGCCACCCAACGCCTCGGCGTCCTGCACCGGGGCCCGCTGCCCCGCGTGCCGGCCGGGCTCGCGGCGCGACCGCTGTAA